Proteins from a genomic interval of Diaminobutyricimonas aerilata:
- a CDS encoding WhiB family transcriptional regulator, whose protein sequence is MSLVERRGVPDDWFVDPVKLGVPGVRRRTDEDEDPLSWQADSLCAQTDPEAFFPEKGGSTRDAKRICASCEVKAQCLEYALKNDERFGIWGGLSERERRKLRKRA, encoded by the coding sequence ATGAGCCTGGTCGAACGACGTGGCGTTCCCGACGACTGGTTCGTCGATCCCGTCAAGCTCGGCGTGCCCGGCGTCCGCCGCCGCACCGACGAGGACGAGGATCCGCTCTCCTGGCAGGCCGACTCGCTGTGCGCGCAGACGGACCCCGAGGCCTTCTTCCCGGAGAAGGGCGGCTCGACCCGCGACGCCAAGCGCATCTGCGCCTCGTGCGAGGTCAAGGCGCAGTGCCTCGAGTACGCGCTCAAGAACGACGAGCGCTTCGGGATCTGGGGCGGGCTCTCGGAGCGCGAGCGCCGCAAGCTCCGCAAGCGCGCCTGA
- a CDS encoding RDD family protein: MARPSAPDIVDHVEEQNELMTGEAVGLDLRPTGFVLRAAGAIIDFLAYIALYLVLLFFIAQLVDALGIDPAAAAAISLATLVVCIVVIPTAVELTTHGRSIGKVVIGARIVRDDGGPIGFRHAFIRALTGVLEVYFSLGGFAALSGLLNPRAKRLGDLLAGTYAQHERLPKTDPPVYGVPVPLQQWAQTADVARMPDPLARRIATFLGQAASMSPEARARLARDLASEAAAFVSPVPEADPELLLAGVSALRRERESVALSGQHSHLERLSPTLGGMPHGFPDRG; this comes from the coding sequence ATGGCCCGCCCGTCCGCGCCCGACATCGTCGACCACGTGGAGGAGCAGAACGAGCTCATGACCGGCGAGGCCGTCGGCCTCGACCTCCGCCCGACCGGTTTCGTGCTGCGCGCGGCCGGCGCGATCATCGACTTCCTCGCCTACATCGCGCTCTACCTCGTGCTGCTGTTCTTCATCGCCCAGCTCGTCGACGCGCTCGGCATCGACCCGGCGGCCGCCGCCGCGATCTCGCTCGCCACGCTCGTGGTCTGCATCGTCGTCATCCCCACCGCCGTCGAACTCACGACCCACGGGCGCTCGATCGGCAAGGTCGTGATCGGGGCGCGCATCGTGCGCGACGACGGCGGACCGATCGGGTTCCGGCACGCGTTCATCCGTGCGTTGACCGGCGTGCTCGAGGTGTATTTCAGCCTCGGCGGCTTCGCCGCGCTGTCCGGTCTGCTCAACCCGCGCGCGAAGCGGTTGGGCGACCTGCTCGCCGGCACCTACGCGCAACACGAGCGGCTGCCGAAGACGGACCCGCCGGTCTACGGAGTCCCGGTGCCGCTGCAGCAGTGGGCGCAGACGGCGGACGTGGCACGGATGCCCGATCCGCTGGCCCGTCGGATCGCCACGTTCCTCGGGCAGGCCGCGTCCATGTCGCCCGAGGCCCGCGCACGTCTCGCCCGCGATCTGGCCAGCGAAGCGGCCGCGTTCGTCTCACCCGTGCCGGAGGCCGACCCGGAGCTGCTGCTCGCCGGAGTGTCCGCGCTGCGGCGCGAGCGCGAGTCGGTGGCCCTCAGCGGACAGCACTCGCACCTCGAGCGCCTCTCCCCCACACTCGGCGGGATGCCGCACGGCTTCCCCGACCGCGGCTGA
- a CDS encoding glycosyltransferase family 2 protein, translating into MQPRVTAILVARNGDEYLDRTLAAIRAQTRRPDRLVGVEAGGSDATLRRLESTDAVVSVGRKPVGEAISLALRSDDARGDDEWLWLLTHDNAPTPTTLAALLGTVEVSPSVAVAGPKVMRADDPDIIARYGEAVTTYGASLTLVENELDQGQHDRLSDVLAVAADGMLVRRSVWDALGGFDPGLPAVDAALDFCIRARLAGHRVVGVPGARVQSAGGPELFGRTSVSPSTHDRLVRTAHLHRRLVYAPVWALPLLWLALVPLAVVRSLGLLLAKRPGSVPGELGSAFAVAFGGTGVLAARRTLRRGRRMGWGAIAPLRIPAAEAREIRAARRDASRARGENEVSLTPRPEFFSSGGAWIVLLALLIGVIVFSPLLGAEAVAGGALLPLADSVGQLWSNIGVGWRDLGLGFEGAADPFATVLAVLGTLSPWQPSTVVVVLYFVSLGLAALGAWFAAARFSRRGWGPAVAALLWAFAPPLLASLESGHLGAVIAHLLLPWLVLLVVDGARSWASAAGAGLVFALVVVSAPVLTPALLIAWIAWLVARPRAIHRLIALPLPALALAAPLVLDQLARGTPLALLADPGRPFAEPVPPAWQLALGAPELGLHGWTRVLGALGLPDGAAAVLVAALLLALAALALLGVFLPGTSRSIPALALAALGFVTAVASTRLELAHYADHPVTVWAGSGVSLYWLGLVGAAVFAIGALGRSVAGPALVTALLTPLVAIPLLAALLTGVATVHADEGSTLPAFVIAEAEADPGVGTLVLTAESPEAISAVVQRGQGETLDDQSTLAATSTRASDDERELARLAGNLVSEAEFDASTDFATWGLDFVLLETDGDPRRTQSMEEALDANPQFTPVGQTTGGLLWRFADDTGLPDRGPGNTDTAYGVTVLVVQGVIIGATLLLAVPTQRRRRVRRSEGTIDDPATTFDEDDGA; encoded by the coding sequence ATGCAGCCGAGAGTCACAGCGATCCTCGTCGCCCGCAACGGGGACGAGTACCTCGATCGCACCCTCGCCGCGATCCGCGCCCAGACCCGCCGACCGGATCGACTCGTCGGCGTCGAGGCGGGCGGATCCGATGCGACCCTGCGCCGGCTCGAGTCCACCGACGCGGTGGTGTCGGTCGGGCGGAAGCCGGTGGGGGAGGCGATCTCGCTCGCGCTCCGCTCCGACGACGCCCGCGGCGACGACGAGTGGTTGTGGCTGCTGACCCACGACAACGCGCCGACACCGACGACGCTCGCGGCCCTGCTCGGCACGGTCGAGGTGTCGCCGAGCGTCGCCGTCGCCGGCCCGAAGGTGATGCGCGCCGACGATCCCGACATCATCGCCCGCTACGGCGAGGCGGTCACGACCTACGGCGCCTCGCTCACCCTCGTCGAGAACGAGCTCGACCAGGGGCAGCACGACCGGTTGAGCGACGTTCTTGCCGTCGCGGCCGACGGGATGCTCGTGCGTCGCTCCGTGTGGGACGCGCTCGGCGGCTTCGACCCCGGCCTGCCCGCGGTCGACGCGGCACTCGACTTCTGCATCCGGGCCCGCCTCGCCGGACACCGCGTCGTCGGCGTGCCCGGCGCCCGCGTGCAGAGCGCGGGCGGTCCCGAACTCTTCGGCCGCACCTCCGTCTCGCCGAGTACTCACGACCGGCTCGTGCGCACGGCGCACCTCCACCGGCGACTCGTGTACGCCCCGGTGTGGGCGCTGCCGCTGCTCTGGCTCGCCCTCGTGCCCCTCGCCGTCGTCCGATCCCTCGGGCTCCTGCTGGCGAAACGCCCCGGCTCCGTGCCCGGGGAGCTCGGCAGCGCTTTCGCGGTCGCCTTCGGCGGCACCGGTGTGCTCGCCGCCCGTCGCACGCTGCGTCGCGGACGTCGAATGGGGTGGGGTGCGATCGCACCGCTGCGCATCCCCGCCGCCGAGGCGCGCGAGATCCGTGCGGCACGCCGCGACGCGTCGCGGGCCCGCGGCGAGAACGAGGTGTCGCTCACACCCCGCCCCGAGTTCTTCTCCTCCGGCGGTGCCTGGATCGTGCTCCTCGCGCTCCTGATCGGCGTGATCGTGTTCTCCCCACTGCTCGGAGCCGAGGCCGTCGCGGGTGGGGCGCTGCTGCCGCTGGCCGACTCCGTCGGGCAGCTGTGGTCGAACATCGGCGTCGGCTGGCGTGACCTCGGCCTCGGGTTCGAGGGCGCGGCGGATCCGTTCGCCACCGTGCTCGCCGTGCTCGGCACGCTCAGCCCGTGGCAGCCCTCCACCGTGGTGGTGGTGCTGTACTTCGTGTCCCTGGGTCTCGCGGCGCTCGGGGCGTGGTTCGCCGCCGCGCGGTTCAGTCGGCGCGGATGGGGGCCCGCGGTCGCGGCGCTGCTGTGGGCGTTCGCGCCGCCGCTGCTCGCCTCGCTCGAAAGCGGCCACCTCGGAGCGGTCATCGCGCACCTGCTGCTCCCGTGGCTCGTGCTGCTCGTCGTCGACGGGGCGCGCTCCTGGGCCTCCGCGGCGGGGGCCGGTCTCGTGTTCGCGCTCGTCGTGGTCTCCGCGCCGGTGCTGACCCCCGCGCTCCTGATCGCCTGGATCGCCTGGCTGGTGGCGCGACCCCGCGCCATCCATCGGCTCATCGCCCTGCCCCTCCCGGCGCTCGCCCTCGCGGCGCCGCTCGTGCTCGACCAGCTCGCCCGCGGCACGCCGCTCGCCCTGCTCGCCGACCCGGGCCGGCCCTTCGCCGAACCCGTGCCGCCGGCCTGGCAGCTCGCACTCGGGGCGCCCGAACTCGGCCTGCATGGGTGGACACGCGTGCTCGGCGCACTCGGCCTCCCGGATGGCGCCGCCGCGGTCCTCGTCGCCGCACTGCTGCTCGCCCTCGCCGCCCTCGCCCTGCTCGGCGTGTTCCTGCCCGGCACATCTCGCAGCATCCCCGCCCTCGCGCTCGCGGCGCTCGGCTTCGTCACCGCGGTCGCGAGCACCCGCCTCGAGCTCGCCCACTACGCCGATCATCCGGTGACCGTATGGGCCGGCTCCGGCGTGAGCCTCTACTGGCTCGGCCTCGTCGGTGCCGCCGTCTTCGCCATCGGTGCCCTCGGCCGCTCCGTCGCCGGCCCGGCCCTCGTCACGGCCCTCCTGACGCCCCTCGTCGCCATCCCGCTGCTCGCCGCGCTCCTCACCGGCGTCGCGACGGTGCACGCCGACGAGGGCTCGACGCTCCCCGCCTTCGTCATCGCCGAGGCGGAGGCCGACCCCGGAGTCGGCACCCTCGTGCTGACCGCGGAGTCGCCCGAGGCCATCTCGGCCGTCGTGCAGCGTGGACAGGGCGAGACCCTCGACGACCAGTCGACCCTCGCCGCCACCTCCACGCGAGCGAGCGACGACGAGCGGGAACTCGCCCGGCTCGCCGGCAACCTCGTGAGCGAGGCGGAGTTCGACGCCTCCACCGACTTCGCCACGTGGGGACTCGACTTCGTGCTGCTCGAGACCGACGGTGACCCGCGCCGCACGCAGAGCATGGAGGAGGCGCTCGACGCCAACCCCCAGTTCACCCCGGTCGGACAGACCACCGGCGGGCTGTTGTGGCGCTTCGCCGACGACACGGGTCTTCCGGATCGCGGACCCGGCAACACGGACACCGCCTACGGCGTGACCGTGCTCGTCGTGCAGGGCGTCATCATCGGGGCGACGCTCCTGCTCGCCGTGCCCACGCAGCGCCGCCGGCGAGTCCGCCGTTCCGAGGGGACGATCGACGATCCCGCCACGACCTTCGATGAGGATGACGGTGCCTGA
- a CDS encoding Fur family transcriptional regulator, with protein sequence MPELVDELRAGGLKVTAGRVAVLRALESHPHSDAEEVLAAVVDEVRGISVQSVHNVLADLTRAGLVRRIEPARSAARYERRVGDNHHHVVCTGCGAITDVDCVVGHAPCLHPSDAAGYVIDVAEVIFWGRCAACASTPAATADRGGATPTQRGDS encoded by the coding sequence GTGCCCGAGCTCGTCGACGAACTACGCGCCGGCGGACTCAAGGTCACGGCCGGTCGCGTCGCGGTGCTGCGCGCGCTCGAGTCGCACCCGCACTCCGACGCCGAAGAGGTGCTCGCCGCCGTCGTCGACGAGGTGCGCGGCATCTCGGTGCAGTCGGTGCACAACGTGCTCGCCGACCTCACCCGCGCCGGACTCGTCCGCCGCATCGAACCCGCCCGGTCCGCCGCTCGGTACGAGCGGCGCGTGGGCGACAACCACCACCACGTCGTGTGCACCGGGTGCGGTGCCATCACCGACGTCGACTGCGTCGTCGGTCACGCGCCCTGCCTGCATCCCTCGGATGCGGCGGGCTACGTGATCGATGTCGCCGAAGTGATCTTCTGGGGGCGCTGCGCCGCGTGCGCGTCGACCCCGGCAGCCACCGCGGACCGCGGTGGAGCAACACCGACACAACGAGGAGATTCGTGA
- a CDS encoding phosphomannomutase/phosphoglucomutase, whose protein sequence is MSIDLAPFVKSYDVRGLVGSQLTSEVVEALSAAFVDELGAAGTDVVVGHDMRDSSPEFASAFSRGARARGANVVSIGLCSTDETYFASGTFQAPAAMFTASHNPATYNGIKFSRAGAQGISFDTGLKAIRDRAQAYLDGGLDRVEQEGTHREVDVLADYAAYLRSLVDLSGIRPIRVVVDAGNGMGGMTVPAVLGEAAGLPALPIEIVPMYFELDGTFPNHEANPLEPKNIVDLQKAVIEHGADLGLAFDGDADRCFVVDEKGAAVTPSAVAAIVALREITRVQAQNPDEHIRVIHNLITSLAVPETIERAGAEPLRTRVGHSFIKDEMKASGAIFGGEHSAHYYFRDFWGADNGMLAAMHLLAEFGSQSEPLSSLADRFSPYPMSGEINSTVEDIPAAYARIVDAFAHEEMDELDGLTVRGEQDGVFWWFNVRPSNTEPLLRLNAEAATREVMESVRDRVLALIRA, encoded by the coding sequence ATGAGCATCGATCTCGCACCATTCGTGAAGAGCTACGACGTGCGGGGTCTCGTCGGGTCGCAGCTGACGAGCGAGGTGGTCGAGGCTCTCTCAGCGGCATTCGTCGACGAACTGGGCGCCGCCGGAACGGACGTCGTCGTCGGTCACGACATGCGCGACTCGAGCCCCGAGTTCGCGTCGGCGTTCTCGCGGGGCGCCCGCGCCCGCGGTGCGAACGTCGTCTCCATCGGGCTGTGCTCGACGGACGAGACGTACTTCGCGAGCGGCACCTTCCAGGCTCCCGCCGCGATGTTCACCGCATCCCACAACCCGGCGACCTACAACGGCATCAAGTTCAGCAGGGCCGGTGCCCAGGGCATCAGCTTCGACACGGGGCTCAAGGCCATCCGCGACCGCGCGCAGGCGTACCTCGACGGCGGGCTCGACCGCGTGGAGCAGGAGGGTACGCACCGCGAGGTCGACGTGCTCGCCGATTACGCCGCGTACCTGCGGTCGCTCGTCGACCTCTCGGGCATCCGGCCGATCAGAGTCGTCGTGGATGCGGGCAACGGCATGGGCGGCATGACGGTGCCCGCCGTGCTCGGCGAGGCGGCCGGTCTGCCGGCGCTGCCGATCGAGATCGTGCCGATGTACTTCGAGCTCGACGGCACGTTCCCGAACCACGAGGCGAACCCCCTCGAGCCGAAGAACATCGTCGACCTGCAGAAGGCCGTCATCGAGCACGGCGCCGACCTCGGGCTCGCCTTCGACGGCGACGCCGACCGCTGCTTCGTCGTGGACGAGAAGGGTGCCGCGGTCACCCCGAGCGCGGTCGCGGCGATCGTCGCACTGCGCGAGATCACCCGCGTGCAGGCGCAGAACCCGGACGAACACATCCGCGTCATCCACAACCTCATCACCTCGCTCGCGGTGCCCGAGACGATCGAGCGCGCCGGTGCGGAGCCGCTGCGCACGCGCGTCGGCCATTCGTTCATCAAGGACGAGATGAAGGCGAGCGGCGCCATCTTCGGCGGGGAGCACTCCGCGCACTACTACTTCCGCGACTTCTGGGGTGCGGACAACGGCATGCTCGCCGCGATGCACCTGCTCGCGGAGTTCGGATCGCAGTCCGAGCCGCTCTCGAGCCTCGCCGACCGCTTCTCGCCCTACCCGATGAGCGGCGAGATCAACTCGACCGTCGAGGACATCCCGGCCGCGTACGCCCGCATCGTCGACGCGTTCGCGCACGAGGAGATGGACGAGCTCGACGGTCTCACCGTGCGCGGCGAGCAGGACGGCGTCTTCTGGTGGTTCAACGTGCGTCCCAGCAACACGGAGCCGTTGTTGCGCCTCAACGCCGAAGCCGCGACCCGCGAGGTCATGGAGTCGGTGCGCGACCGCGTGCTCGCGCTCATCCGCGCCTGA
- a CDS encoding metallopeptidase family protein: MPRAARRAATRAASRDRHGRGIRSSVTGPHLPPLRTRLDLFESAIAQAIEYLRDEWPDEMANVHIDVAAMPAVSPTGRSSVQRWSTVPRERRVILYRLPIERFARLHKNDDWHRRSYIESCTFRAVAELLGKDPWDLAPERFRHF, translated from the coding sequence ATGCCCCGAGCCGCTCGTCGCGCCGCGACCCGGGCGGCATCCCGCGATCGTCACGGTCGCGGCATCCGCTCGTCGGTCACCGGGCCCCACCTGCCTCCACTGCGTACGCGTCTTGACCTCTTCGAGTCCGCGATCGCCCAGGCGATCGAGTACCTGCGGGATGAGTGGCCGGATGAGATGGCGAACGTGCACATCGACGTCGCCGCGATGCCCGCCGTCTCCCCCACCGGCCGTTCGAGCGTGCAGCGCTGGTCGACGGTGCCGCGGGAACGTCGCGTCATCCTGTACCGGCTGCCGATCGAGCGGTTCGCGCGCTTGCACAAGAACGACGACTGGCACCGCCGGTCGTACATCGAGAGCTGCACGTTCCGCGCCGTCGCCGAGCTGCTCGGCAAGGATCCGTGGGACCTCGCCCCCGAGCGGTTCCGACACTTCTGA
- the ahcY gene encoding adenosylhomocysteinase yields the protein MPTLTALQYKVADIRLAEAGRHQIRLAEHEMPGLMALREEFGAEQPLRGARIAGSLHMTVQTAVLIETLVALGAEVRWASCNIFSTQDEAAAAIVVGAGTPEEPAGVPVFAWKGETLEEYWWCTEQIFDWSAHGVDGPNMILDDGGDATLLVHKGREYETAGVVPNPDASASAEWRVILDVLRRSVAAAPDRWTRIAAGIQGVTEETTTGVHRLYELARSGELLFPAINVNDSVTKSKFDNKYGIRHSLPDGLNRATDVLIGGKVAFVAGYGDVGKGAAEALRGQGARVIVSEVDPICALQAAMDGYQVARIESVLDQVDIFVTGTGNENVITVEHLLGMKDKAIVANVGHFDNEIDMAGLEAVPGIRKVEIKPQVHEWVRPEGGSILVLSEGRLMNLGNATGHPSFVMSNSFSNQVLAQIELFAHRDQYDTQVYVLPKHLDEKVARLHLDALGVELTTLTPRQAAYIGVEVDGPFKPDHYRY from the coding sequence ATGCCCACGCTCACCGCTCTGCAGTACAAGGTCGCCGACATCCGCCTCGCCGAGGCCGGACGGCACCAGATCCGGCTCGCCGAGCACGAGATGCCCGGCCTCATGGCCCTCCGCGAGGAGTTCGGCGCCGAGCAGCCCCTCAGGGGCGCGCGCATCGCGGGCAGCCTGCACATGACGGTGCAGACGGCGGTGCTCATCGAGACCCTCGTCGCGCTCGGCGCGGAGGTGCGCTGGGCGAGCTGCAACATCTTCTCCACCCAGGACGAGGCCGCCGCGGCGATCGTCGTCGGTGCGGGCACCCCCGAGGAGCCCGCCGGCGTGCCGGTGTTCGCCTGGAAGGGCGAGACGCTCGAGGAGTACTGGTGGTGCACCGAGCAGATCTTCGACTGGAGCGCCCACGGCGTCGACGGCCCGAACATGATCCTCGATGACGGCGGCGACGCGACCCTCCTCGTGCACAAGGGCCGCGAGTACGAGACGGCCGGCGTCGTGCCGAACCCGGACGCGTCGGCGAGCGCGGAGTGGCGGGTCATCCTCGACGTGCTGCGCCGCTCCGTCGCGGCGGCCCCGGACCGCTGGACCCGCATCGCGGCGGGCATCCAGGGGGTCACCGAGGAGACCACCACGGGCGTGCACCGCCTCTACGAGCTCGCGCGCAGCGGGGAGCTGCTGTTCCCCGCCATCAACGTCAACGACTCGGTGACGAAGTCGAAGTTCGACAACAAGTACGGCATCCGCCACTCCCTGCCCGACGGTCTCAACCGGGCCACGGATGTGCTGATCGGCGGCAAGGTCGCCTTCGTCGCCGGCTACGGCGACGTGGGCAAGGGTGCCGCCGAGGCGCTGCGCGGCCAGGGCGCTCGCGTGATCGTGAGCGAGGTCGACCCGATCTGCGCGCTGCAGGCCGCGATGGACGGATACCAGGTCGCCCGCATCGAGAGCGTGCTCGACCAGGTCGACATCTTCGTCACGGGCACGGGCAACGAGAACGTCATCACCGTCGAGCACCTGCTCGGCATGAAGGACAAGGCGATCGTGGCGAACGTCGGCCACTTCGACAACGAGATCGACATGGCCGGCCTCGAGGCCGTGCCGGGCATCCGCAAGGTCGAGATCAAGCCGCAGGTGCACGAGTGGGTCCGGCCCGAGGGCGGCAGCATCCTCGTGCTGAGCGAGGGCCGGCTGATGAACCTCGGCAACGCGACCGGGCACCCCTCCTTCGTCATGAGCAACTCGTTCTCGAACCAGGTGCTCGCCCAGATCGAGCTCTTCGCGCACCGGGATCAGTACGACACCCAGGTGTACGTGCTGCCCAAGCACCTCGACGAGAAGGTCGCCCGGCTGCACCTCGACGCGCTCGGCGTGGAGCTCACGACGCTGACCCCGCGGCAGGCGGCGTACATCGGGGTCGAGGTCGACGGGCCGTTCAAGCCCGACCACTACCGCTACTGA
- a CDS encoding DUF3499 family protein, whose translation MSSRPCSKVACTNDAVNTLTYDYADSMAVLGPLAPSAEPHSYDLCEKHSQRLSPPQGWHVVRHVVVGEV comes from the coding sequence ATGAGTTCCCGGCCGTGCAGCAAAGTGGCGTGCACCAACGACGCCGTGAACACCCTCACCTACGACTACGCGGACTCGATGGCCGTGCTGGGGCCCCTCGCTCCCTCGGCCGAACCGCACAGTTACGATCTGTGCGAGAAGCACTCGCAGCGGCTGTCGCCCCCGCAGGGCTGGCACGTCGTCCGTCACGTCGTCGTAGGGGAAGTATGA
- a CDS encoding DUF5719 family protein: protein MPEEPRNQDDERRAQASASDEHVGAPDSHPERVSDERTTEASVAGGSADFVADDTPETPVEVPVRRPVDRRGLALVGARALTGVVAVAAAAGLIAGASLLPLPSLRTTPPSVAVVPDATEERLACPGPLVELTDAGDEGAAVRAFGSADPIADATGDLEQTGLMADDISGAAPVALTAQPSEDEPGLPSLVAGAQSQSAATADVRGFAATACGVPSGDSWLVGGATTTGRTTFIGLTNPTAVAANVTLTLYGEQGPVTAPGTAGISVPAGGQIVLPLAGFAPDLVSPVVHVQSRGGQVVATLQQTIVRGLEAGGVDLVGATAAPAASLTVPGVAVTGSAALAGRIGEAGFEDLQTVLRLFVADDADVTARVSVVPDDGSTTGASFDLPLEAGRVTDLPLDNLTDGSYTVHVEADAPIVGAVRLSQVGATGAVDVGWLPAAPPLSDDALVTIARGGSPTLYLANRTDDAVTAEVSGQAVEVPAGSSARVPVAAGSTVPLAGVEGLYAAVTITGDGAIASYPVLPRSASADPVRVYP, encoded by the coding sequence GTGCCTGAGGAACCTCGCAACCAGGATGACGAGCGCCGCGCGCAGGCGTCGGCGTCCGACGAGCACGTCGGCGCGCCCGACTCGCACCCCGAGCGCGTGAGCGACGAGCGAACGACCGAGGCGTCGGTGGCCGGCGGCTCCGCGGACTTCGTCGCCGATGACACCCCTGAGACGCCGGTCGAGGTGCCGGTCCGGCGTCCCGTCGATCGTCGTGGCCTCGCCCTCGTCGGCGCCCGCGCGCTCACGGGCGTCGTCGCCGTCGCGGCCGCCGCCGGCCTCATCGCCGGGGCCTCCCTGCTGCCGCTGCCGAGCCTCCGCACCACCCCGCCGTCGGTCGCCGTGGTCCCCGACGCCACCGAGGAGCGTCTCGCCTGCCCCGGCCCGCTCGTCGAACTGACCGACGCGGGCGATGAGGGTGCCGCGGTGCGCGCCTTCGGCAGCGCCGATCCGATCGCCGATGCGACCGGCGACCTCGAGCAGACCGGGCTCATGGCGGACGACATCTCCGGTGCCGCACCGGTCGCGCTCACCGCGCAGCCGAGCGAGGACGAACCCGGGCTGCCCTCCCTCGTCGCCGGGGCGCAGTCTCAGAGCGCGGCGACCGCCGACGTGCGCGGGTTCGCGGCGACGGCGTGCGGTGTGCCGAGCGGCGACTCGTGGCTCGTGGGCGGCGCGACGACCACCGGTCGCACGACGTTCATCGGCCTCACGAATCCCACCGCGGTCGCGGCGAACGTCACGCTCACCCTCTACGGAGAGCAGGGCCCGGTCACCGCCCCGGGTACGGCCGGCATCAGCGTGCCGGCCGGTGGACAGATCGTGCTTCCCCTCGCCGGTTTCGCGCCCGACCTGGTCTCTCCTGTCGTGCACGTGCAGAGCCGCGGCGGGCAGGTCGTCGCCACGCTCCAGCAGACGATCGTGCGCGGGCTCGAAGCCGGCGGCGTCGATCTCGTCGGCGCTACAGCGGCCCCTGCCGCCTCTCTCACCGTCCCGGGCGTCGCCGTCACCGGGTCCGCCGCGCTCGCCGGGCGGATCGGCGAGGCCGGCTTCGAAGATCTGCAGACCGTGTTGCGGCTGTTCGTCGCCGACGACGCCGATGTCACCGCGAGGGTGAGCGTCGTGCCCGACGACGGCTCGACGACCGGTGCGTCGTTCGACCTGCCGCTGGAGGCCGGTCGGGTCACCGACCTGCCGCTCGACAACCTCACCGACGGCTCGTACACGGTGCACGTCGAGGCGGACGCCCCGATCGTCGGCGCCGTGCGCCTCTCGCAGGTCGGTGCCACCGGCGCGGTCGATGTCGGGTGGCTTCCGGCGGCACCGCCGCTCAGCGACGACGCGCTCGTGACGATCGCGCGCGGCGGTTCTCCGACCCTCTACCTCGCCAACCGCACCGACGACGCGGTCACGGCGGAGGTCTCCGGCCAGGCCGTCGAGGTGCCGGCCGGTTCGTCGGCGCGCGTGCCCGTCGCCGCCGGGTCGACGGTGCCCCTCGCGGGCGTGGAGGGGTTGTACGCCGCCGTGACGATCACGGGTGACGGGGCGATCGCCTCCTACCCCGTGCTGCCCCGCTCCGCGTCGGCCGACCCGGTGCGCGTCTACCCGTAA
- a CDS encoding stage II sporulation protein M, producing the protein MDLDAYSAAHRDEWERLARLSHARRHTGREADELIDLYQAGATQLSAIKTTAGSSVQGDRLSLALSRARLRFAGTGTNVLRQLTVFYGLQLPAALYRIRWLSIMTAIATLVVGTLYAVWIATDPRVLANIGSEEELRSYAEQQFVSYYSDNPEGSFAGQVWTNNAWIAAQCVAFGITGLWVPYALFQNAQGVGQAAGIMAEYGRLDHFFLYIAPHGQLELYCIFVAAAAGLMIFWAWIAPGARTRSQALAEDGRALFTVAIGLALALLVSGVIEGYVTRQDWPWPIKIGIGTIALGAFLAYQWIVGGRAYRAGQTGDLEEFEGGARRLVAG; encoded by the coding sequence ATGGACCTCGACGCCTATTCCGCCGCCCACCGCGATGAGTGGGAGCGTCTGGCGCGCCTGTCGCACGCGCGACGGCACACCGGTCGCGAAGCGGACGAGCTCATCGACCTCTACCAGGCGGGGGCGACCCAGCTGTCGGCGATCAAGACGACTGCGGGCAGTTCGGTGCAGGGGGACCGTCTCTCGCTCGCCCTCTCGCGGGCGCGCCTGCGGTTCGCCGGCACGGGCACGAACGTGCTGCGTCAGCTCACCGTGTTCTACGGGCTCCAGCTGCCGGCCGCGCTGTACCGCATCCGCTGGCTCTCGATCATGACGGCGATCGCGACGCTCGTCGTCGGCACGCTCTACGCCGTGTGGATCGCGACCGATCCGCGGGTGCTCGCGAACATCGGGTCGGAGGAGGAGCTGCGGAGCTACGCCGAGCAGCAGTTCGTCTCCTACTACTCCGACAACCCGGAGGGCTCGTTCGCGGGTCAGGTGTGGACGAACAACGCCTGGATCGCCGCGCAGTGCGTCGCCTTCGGCATCACCGGACTGTGGGTGCCCTACGCGCTGTTTCAGAACGCGCAAGGAGTGGGGCAGGCCGCGGGCATCATGGCGGAGTACGGGCGGCTGGACCACTTCTTCCTCTACATCGCGCCGCACGGACAGCTCGAGCTCTACTGCATCTTCGTCGCGGCCGCGGCGGGGCTCATGATCTTCTGGGCGTGGATCGCCCCGGGCGCCCGCACCCGCTCGCAAGCGCTTGCCGAAGACGGCCGCGCGTTGTTCACCGTCGCGATCGGTCTCGCCCTCGCCCTGCTGGTGTCGGGTGTCATCGAGGGGTACGTCACCCGCCAGGACTGGCCGTGGCCGATCAAGATCGGCATCGGCACGATCGCGCTCGGCGCGTTCCTCGCCTACCAGTGGATCGTGGGCGGGCGCGCCTATCGAGCCGGTCAGACCGGCGACCTCGAGGAGTTCGAGGGCGGCGCGCGGCGCCTCGTCGCCGGATGA